A genomic region of Rahnella aceris contains the following coding sequences:
- the cysN gene encoding sulfate adenylyltransferase subunit CysN, with translation MNNAIAQQIAEQGGVEAYLHAQQHKSLLRFLTCGSVDDGKSTLIGRLLHDTRQIYEDQLSSLHNDSKRHGTQGEKLDLALLVDGLQAEREQGITIDVAYRYFSTEKRKFIIADTPGHEQYTRNMATGASTCDLAILLIDARKGVLDQTRRHSFIATLLGIRHLVVAVNKMDLVDYSEAVFEQFKQDYLDFAQQLPTDLDIKFVPLSALEGDNVATSSDKMNWYTGPTLLDVLETVNIINIREQQPMRFPVQYVNRPNLDFRGYAGTLASGSVRVGQKVKVLPSGVESTVARIVTFDGDLQEAWAGDAITLVLADERDISRGDTLVDAEETVKPVQNAKVDVVWMAEQPLSVGQSYDIKVGGKKARARVENIEYQVEINSLTQRVVENLPLNGIGLVELAFDEPLVLDNYQSNAVTGGMIFIDRLTNVTVGAGLVREAIEQVYQESDKYSAFELELNSLVRRHFPHWGARDLLGGK, from the coding sequence ATGAATAACGCAATTGCACAACAAATCGCGGAGCAGGGTGGCGTTGAAGCTTACCTGCACGCTCAGCAACACAAAAGCCTGCTGCGCTTTCTGACCTGCGGCAGCGTCGATGACGGCAAAAGCACCCTGATCGGGCGCCTGCTGCATGACACCCGTCAGATCTACGAAGATCAGCTGTCTTCTCTGCATAACGACAGTAAACGTCACGGCACCCAGGGCGAGAAACTGGATCTGGCACTGCTGGTGGATGGCTTACAGGCCGAACGCGAACAGGGCATTACTATCGATGTGGCTTACCGTTATTTCTCTACCGAAAAACGTAAGTTCATCATTGCGGACACGCCGGGGCACGAACAGTACACCCGCAATATGGCGACCGGTGCATCGACCTGTGATCTGGCGATCTTACTGATCGACGCCCGTAAAGGTGTGCTGGATCAAACCCGCCGTCACAGCTTCATTGCGACCTTGCTCGGGATCCGTCACCTGGTGGTGGCCGTCAACAAAATGGATCTGGTGGATTACAGCGAAGCGGTATTCGAGCAGTTTAAACAGGATTATCTGGATTTCGCGCAGCAACTGCCGACCGATCTGGACATCAAATTTGTGCCGCTTTCCGCGCTGGAAGGCGACAACGTTGCCACATCAAGCGATAAAATGAACTGGTACACCGGCCCGACGTTGCTCGACGTGCTGGAAACGGTAAACATTATTAACATTCGTGAACAGCAACCGATGCGCTTCCCGGTGCAGTACGTTAACCGCCCGAATCTTGATTTCCGTGGCTATGCGGGAACGCTGGCATCCGGTTCTGTCCGTGTCGGTCAGAAGGTGAAAGTATTGCCATCCGGTGTGGAATCTACCGTGGCACGCATTGTGACCTTTGACGGTGATTTGCAGGAAGCCTGGGCGGGCGACGCGATTACGCTGGTGCTGGCCGATGAGCGTGATATCAGCCGTGGCGACACGCTGGTCGATGCAGAAGAAACGGTTAAACCGGTACAGAATGCCAAAGTCGACGTGGTGTGGATGGCCGAGCAACCACTGAGCGTCGGCCAGAGTTACGACATCAAAGTCGGCGGCAAGAAAGCCCGTGCGCGTGTGGAAAATATCGAATATCAGGTGGAAATTAACTCGCTGACGCAGCGTGTGGTAGAAAACCTGCCACTGAATGGTATCGGACTGGTGGAACTGGCCTTCGACGAACCATTGGTGCTGGATAACTATCAGAGCAACGCGGTGACCGGCGGCATGATCTTTATCGATCGGCTGACCAACGTTACCGTGGGTGCTGGTCTGGTACGTGAAGCCATTGAACAGGTATATCAGGAATCGGATAAATACAGCGCATTTGAGCTGGAACTGAACAGCCTGGTTCGACGTCACTTCCCGCACTGGGGTGCGCGCGACCTGCTGGGTGGCAAATAA
- the cysD gene encoding sulfate adenylyltransferase subunit CysD, with amino-acid sequence MDEKRLTHLRQLEAESIHIIREVAAEFANPVMMYSIGKDSSVMLHLARKAFFPGTLPFPLLHVDTGWKFREMYDFRDRTAKNYGFELLVHKNPEGVAMGINPFVHGSAKHTDIMKTEGLKQALNKYGFDAAFGGARRDEEKSRAKERIYSFRDRFHRWDPKNQRPELWHNYNGQINKGESIRVFPLSNWTELDIWQYIYLENIEIVPLYLAAPRPVLERDGMLLMVDDDRIDLQPGEVIEKKMVRFRTLGCWPLTGAVESEAQTLPEIIEEMLVSTTSERQGRAIDRDQAGSMELKKRQGYF; translated from the coding sequence ATGGACGAAAAACGACTGACTCATTTGCGGCAACTGGAGGCGGAGAGTATCCATATCATCCGTGAAGTGGCTGCTGAATTCGCCAACCCGGTGATGATGTACTCCATCGGGAAAGATTCCTCGGTGATGTTGCATCTGGCGCGCAAAGCTTTCTTCCCGGGCACCTTGCCGTTCCCGCTGCTGCATGTGGATACCGGCTGGAAATTCCGCGAAATGTACGACTTCCGTGACCGCACGGCGAAGAATTACGGTTTTGAGCTGCTGGTGCATAAAAACCCGGAAGGTGTGGCAATGGGCATCAACCCGTTTGTGCACGGCAGTGCCAAACATACTGACATCATGAAAACTGAAGGTCTGAAGCAGGCGCTGAATAAATATGGCTTTGATGCCGCTTTCGGCGGTGCACGCCGTGACGAAGAAAAATCCCGTGCCAAAGAGCGTATCTATTCGTTCCGTGACCGCTTCCACCGCTGGGATCCAAAAAACCAGCGTCCTGAACTGTGGCACAATTACAACGGCCAGATTAACAAAGGCGAAAGCATCCGCGTGTTCCCGCTGTCTAACTGGACTGAGCTGGATATCTGGCAGTACATCTATCTGGAAAATATCGAAATCGTTCCGTTGTATCTGGCCGCACCGCGTCCGGTGCTGGAGCGCGACGGTATGCTGCTGATGGTTGATGATGATCGTATTGATCTGCAACCGGGCGAAGTGATCGAGAAGAAAATGGTGCGTTTCCGCACATTAGGCTGCTGGCCGTTGACCGGTGCTGTTGAATCTGAGGCACAAACGTTGCCGGAGATCATCGAAGAGATGCTGGTATCGACCACCAGTGAACGTCAGGGACGCGCGATCGACCGTGATCAGGCCGGTTCGATGGAACTGAAAAAGCGTCAAGGATACTTCTGA
- the cysG gene encoding siroheme synthase CysG codes for MDYLPIFADLKQRPVLVVGGGEVAARKIDLLLRAGAQVRIVAQALSPELEQRRQAAEVSWSAQAFLPEQLDDVFLVIAATDDAALNAEVFEQADRRHVLANVVDDQPKCSFIFPSIVDRSPIVVAISSSGKAPVLARMLREKLETLLPGSLGQMANIAGRWRDNVKVQFSSMRARRRFWEQLFAGRFASLASAGKLAEAEQALQQQLENAEDISHSGNVTLVGAGPGDAGLLTLRGLQVMQQADVVLYDYLVSEDVLDLVRRDADKICVGKRAGSHSVAQEDTNRLLVELAQQGKKVVRLKGGDPFIFGRGGEELQAVQAAGIPFQVVPGVTAAAGATAYAGIPLTHRDYAQSVIFVTGHCRPENNGVQWETLAKGQQTLAIYMGTLKAAEISQQLIAHGRAAHTPVAVIGRGTRSDQQVLTGTLDNLEHLAQQAPAPALLVIGEVVSLHQQLAWFGHHPETDGTQRPSVVNLA; via the coding sequence GTGGACTATCTACCAATATTTGCCGACCTCAAACAACGCCCTGTGCTGGTCGTGGGAGGTGGCGAAGTCGCTGCTCGCAAAATTGATCTCCTCCTGCGGGCAGGTGCGCAAGTACGGATAGTCGCACAGGCACTTTCTCCCGAGCTGGAACAACGCAGACAGGCCGCAGAAGTTAGCTGGTCGGCACAGGCATTTCTGCCGGAACAGCTCGACGATGTTTTTCTGGTGATTGCCGCCACCGACGATGCCGCGTTAAATGCTGAGGTTTTTGAACAGGCCGACCGCCGTCATGTTCTGGCTAACGTGGTTGACGATCAGCCGAAGTGCTCGTTCATTTTCCCTTCGATTGTCGACCGTTCGCCGATTGTGGTCGCGATTTCTTCCAGCGGTAAAGCGCCGGTACTCGCCAGAATGTTGCGCGAGAAGCTGGAAACTCTACTGCCGGGCAGCCTGGGGCAAATGGCCAATATCGCCGGACGCTGGCGCGACAATGTGAAAGTACAGTTCAGTTCAATGCGTGCGCGTCGCCGTTTCTGGGAACAACTGTTTGCCGGACGCTTTGCCAGCCTCGCTTCTGCGGGAAAGCTCGCAGAAGCAGAACAGGCGCTGCAACAGCAGTTAGAAAACGCGGAAGACATCTCGCATAGCGGGAATGTCACGCTGGTCGGTGCCGGGCCGGGTGATGCAGGATTGCTCACCCTTCGCGGGCTGCAGGTGATGCAGCAGGCCGATGTCGTGCTTTACGACTATCTGGTCAGCGAAGACGTGCTGGATTTAGTGCGCCGCGATGCGGACAAGATTTGTGTGGGTAAACGTGCGGGCAGCCATTCTGTCGCGCAGGAAGACACTAACCGTCTGCTGGTCGAACTGGCGCAGCAGGGGAAAAAAGTCGTGCGCCTCAAAGGCGGTGATCCGTTTATTTTCGGACGCGGCGGCGAAGAATTACAGGCGGTGCAGGCGGCAGGCATTCCTTTCCAGGTGGTGCCGGGTGTTACCGCAGCGGCCGGCGCAACGGCTTATGCCGGTATTCCGCTGACGCACCGCGATTACGCGCAGAGTGTGATATTCGTGACCGGGCATTGCCGTCCGGAAAACAACGGCGTGCAGTGGGAGACCCTCGCGAAAGGCCAGCAGACATTGGCGATTTATATGGGCACGCTTAAAGCTGCCGAAATCAGCCAGCAACTGATCGCTCATGGTCGCGCAGCGCATACGCCCGTTGCGGTCATCGGACGGGGAACGCGTTCTGATCAGCAGGTGCTGACCGGAACACTCGATAATCTTGAACATCTGGCTCAGCAGGCGCCGGCGCCGGCGTTACTGGTGATTGGTGAAGTGGTATCACTTCATCAGCAACTGGCCTGGTTTGGGCATCATCCTGAGACTGACGGCACCCAACGCCCGTCGGTTGTGAATTTGGCTTAA